A window from Chroicocephalus ridibundus chromosome 11, bChrRid1.1, whole genome shotgun sequence encodes these proteins:
- the GRPEL2 gene encoding grpE protein homolog 2, mitochondrial: MAARSLRCFGTVLGASRPGSLYFRGSPCVFSTAAQQRSTGDECGPEDPRDEPKHPLSDCALEHKAIKLEEQVRDLTERYRKALADSENVRRRTQKFVEDAKLFGIQSFCRDLVEVADILEKTAESAAEEAEPSNPNPTLKKIYEGLSLIEAKLQSVFAKHGLQKMNPVGGKYDPYDHEIVCHVPAEGMQPGTIALVTQDGYKLHGRTIRHALVGVAVESQE, encoded by the exons ATGGCCGCCCGCTCCCTGCGGTGCTTCGGGACCGTCCTCGGCGCGTCGCGGCCCGGCAG TTTGTATTTCAGGGGGTCCCCATGTGTTTTCAGCactgcagctcagcagagaagTACGGGAGATGAGTGTGGCCCAGAAGATCCCCGTGATGAGCCCAAACACCCCCTTTCTGATTGTGCCTTAGAGCACAAAGCGATCAAATTGGAAGAACAAGTCCGGGATTTAACT GAGCGATACCGGAAAGCTTTGGCAGATTCTGAGAATGTCCGTAGGAGAACGCAGAAGTTTGTGGAAGATGCCAAGCTCTTTG GGATCCAGAGTTTCTGCAGGGACCTTGTGGAGGTAGCAGATATCTTGGAGAAGACTGCTGAGAGTGCCGCAGAAGAAGCGGAGCCTAGTAATCCAAATCCAACCCTGAAGAAAATCTATGAAGGCCTCTCTCTCATAGAGGCCAAATTGCAAAGTGTATTTGCCAAACATGGCCTTCAGAAGATGAACCCTGTTGGTGGCAAATATGATCCCTATGACCATGAAATAGTCTGCCATGTACCAGCCGAGGGAATGCAGCCGGGCACGATAGCACTGGTGACTCAGGATGGCTATAAACTCCATGGTCGCACTATCAGACACGCGCTCGTCGGCGTGGCAGTAGAGTCACAGGAATGA
- the AFAP1L1 gene encoding actin filament-associated protein 1-like 1 isoform X2, translating to MAVSTILQKLQPPAGKDMDYMYVNTASLSNGTSFVESLFEEFDCDLRDLQDMQEEEGDTGDGVGLELARNQTTKAVPVDPAPPLPTTPPPEDYYEEALPLGPGKAPEYITSRNSSSPPNSIEDGYYEDADSNYPVTRMNGEQKNSYNDSDAMSSSYESYDEEEEEGKSQQLTHQWPSEEASMNLVKDCRICAFLLRKKRFGQWAKQLTIIRDSKLLCYKSSKDRQPHVEVPLGTCNVIYVPKDGRRKKHELRFSLPGAEALVLAVQSKEQAEEWLKVIKEASSPAAGGMEAPTSPVMPCKMDLDKRLSQEKHTSDSDSVAMGETGSPAARREPGEHGKGKKSGLADLKGSMSRAAGKKITRIISFSKKKPSPEDTQTSSTEEDIPCCGYLSVLVNQCWKERWCRLKGNTLYFHKDRTDLRTHVNAIMLRGCEVVPGLGPKHPFAFRILRNGQEVAALEASCSEDLGRWLGLLLVETGSQTAPEALHYDYVDVETIANIVTAVRHSYLWASSSQDHRPDSSRVVYDDVPYEKVQAEEEPGRPAGAQVKRHASSCSEKSRRVDPQVKVKRHASNANQYRYGKNRAEEDARRFLTEKEKLEKEKASIRSELLLLRKEKRELREAMKGSTGTKLQDLEQQVVVLEEQCRQKEERRVDLELKLTEVKERLKQSLAGGPALGLAVTGKAENGEATNKPNGTSPEHLVPVNCAAELRKRSPSILPANKGNVLRKAKEWEKKQT from the exons ATGGCCGTCTCCACCAtcctgcagaagctgcagccACCCGCAG GGAAGGACATGGACTACATGTACGTCAACACAGCGTCCCTGAGCAACGGCACCAGCTTCGTGGAGTCTCTCTTTGAGGAGTTCG ACTGTGACCTGCGGGATCTCCAGGacatgcaggaggaggagggggacaccGGCGATGGTGTTGGCTTGGAGTTGGCAAGGAACCAGACAACAAAAGCC GTTCCTGTGGACCCTGCTCCGCCACTGCCCACCACTCCCCCGCCTGAGGATTACTATGAGGAAGCTCTGCCCCTGGGCCCCGGCAAGGCACCCGAGTACATCACCTCCCGCA acagctccagcccccccaaCTCCATTGAGGATGGCTATTACGAGGATGCAGACAGCAACTACCCCGTCACCAGGATGAATGGGGAGCAAAAAAACTCCT ACAATGACTCGGATGCGATGAGCAGCTCTTACGAGTCCTatgacgaggaggaggaggaggggaagagccaGCAGCTGACACACCAGTGGCCATCGGAGGAAGCTTCCATGAACCTGGTGAAGGACTGTAGGATTTGCGCTTTCCTGTTGCGCAAGAAGCGCTTTGGACAGTGGGCCAAGCAGCTCACCATCATACGGGACAGCAAACTGCTG TGCTACAAAAGCTCCAAGGACCGGCAGCCACACGTGGAGGTGCCCCTGGGGACCTGCAACGTCATCTATGTCCCCAAGGATGGGCGGCGCAAGAAGCATGAGCTGCGGTTCTCGCTACCGGGGGCTGAGGCGCTGGTGCTGGCCGTGCAGAGCAAGGAGCAggctgaggagtggctgaag GTGATAAAGGAAGCGAGCAGCCCGGCAGCGGGCGGGATGGaagcccccacctccccagtgATGCCGTGCAAGATGGACCTGGATAAG CGGCTGTCACAGGAGAAGCACACCTCGGACTCAGACAGTGTGGCAATGGGTGAGACCGGCTCCCCAGCAGCCCGCAGAGAGCCTGGCGAGCACG GGAAAGGCAAAAAGAGCGGCTTGGCTGACCTGAAGGGCTCGATGAGCcgggcagcagggaaaaagatcACCAGGATCATCAGCTTCTCCAAGAAGAAGCCTTCCCCTGAGGACACGCAGACCTCCTCCACGGAGGAGGACATCCCCTGCTGCG GCTACCTCAGCGTCCTGGTTAACCAGTGCTGGAAGGAGCGCTGGTGTCGCCTGAAGGGCAACACCCTCTACTTCCACAAGGACCGCACTGACCTGCGGACCCATGTGAACGCCATCATGCTTCGGGGCTGCGAGGTGGTCCCAGGGCTGGGCCCCAAACACCCCTTCGCCTTCCGCATCCTTCGCAACGGGCAGGAGGTGGCCGCGCTGGAG GCAAGCTGCTCCGAAGACCTGGGTCGCTGGCTGGGTCTCCTCTTGGTGGAGACAGGCTCACAGACGGCACCAGAGGCCTTGCATTACGACTACGTGGATGTGGAGACGATTGCCAACATAGTGACGGCTGTGAGGCACTCCTACCT GTGGGCCAGCTCCTCCCAGGACCACCGGCCAGACTCATCACGTGTGGTGTATGATGACGTCCCCTACGAGAAGGTTCAG GCCGAGGAGGAGCCGGGGCGGCCGGCAGGAGCCCAGGTGAAGCGCCATGCCTCCTCCTGCAGCGAGAAGTCACGGCGGGTGGACCCTCAAGTCAAAGTGAAGAGACATGCGTCAA ATGCTAACCAGTACAGGTACGGGAAGAACCGGGCCGAGGAAGACGCCAGACGATTTCTGACAgagaaggagaagctggagaaggagaaagcatcGATCCGCAGTGAGCTGCTGTTGCTGCGGAAAGAGAAGCGAGAGCTGCGGGAAGCCATGAAGGGCAGCACAG GGACGAAGCTGCAGGACCTGGAGCAGCaggtggtggtgctggaggagcagTGCCGGCAGAAGGAGGAGCGCCGCGTCGACCTGGAGCTCAAGCTGACCGAAGTGAAGGAGCGGCTGAAGCAGTCGCTGGCAGGagggccagccctggggctggctgtgaCCGGCAAGGCTGAGAATGGG GAAGCTACAAACAAGCCAAACGGGACCTCCCCTGAGCACTTGGTCCCTGTTAACTGTGCAGCCGAACTGAGGAAGAGAAGTCCTTCCATCCTCCCTGCCAACAAGGGAAACGTGCTGCGGAAGGCCAAG GAATGGGAAAAGAAGCAGACTTAA
- the AFAP1L1 gene encoding actin filament-associated protein 1-like 1 isoform X1 has product MDRLSVLDQLLPELSVLLKLLDHEYLSATTQEKKMAVSTILQKLQPPAGKDMDYMYVNTASLSNGTSFVESLFEEFDCDLRDLQDMQEEEGDTGDGVGLELARNQTTKAVPVDPAPPLPTTPPPEDYYEEALPLGPGKAPEYITSRNSSSPPNSIEDGYYEDADSNYPVTRMNGEQKNSYNDSDAMSSSYESYDEEEEEGKSQQLTHQWPSEEASMNLVKDCRICAFLLRKKRFGQWAKQLTIIRDSKLLCYKSSKDRQPHVEVPLGTCNVIYVPKDGRRKKHELRFSLPGAEALVLAVQSKEQAEEWLKVIKEASSPAAGGMEAPTSPVMPCKMDLDKRLSQEKHTSDSDSVAMGETGSPAARREPGEHGKGKKSGLADLKGSMSRAAGKKITRIISFSKKKPSPEDTQTSSTEEDIPCCGYLSVLVNQCWKERWCRLKGNTLYFHKDRTDLRTHVNAIMLRGCEVVPGLGPKHPFAFRILRNGQEVAALEASCSEDLGRWLGLLLVETGSQTAPEALHYDYVDVETIANIVTAVRHSYLWASSSQDHRPDSSRVVYDDVPYEKVQAEEEPGRPAGAQVKRHASSCSEKSRRVDPQVKVKRHASNANQYRYGKNRAEEDARRFLTEKEKLEKEKASIRSELLLLRKEKRELREAMKGSTGTKLQDLEQQVVVLEEQCRQKEERRVDLELKLTEVKERLKQSLAGGPALGLAVTGKAENGEATNKPNGTSPEHLVPVNCAAELRKRSPSILPANKGNVLRKAKEWEKKQT; this is encoded by the exons ATGGACCGTCTCAGCG TGCTGGACCAGCTCCTGCCAGAGCTCAGCGTCTTGCTCAAGCTGCTGGACCATGAGTACCTGAGTGCCACCACGCAAGAGAAGAAGATGGCCGTCTCCACCAtcctgcagaagctgcagccACCCGCAG GGAAGGACATGGACTACATGTACGTCAACACAGCGTCCCTGAGCAACGGCACCAGCTTCGTGGAGTCTCTCTTTGAGGAGTTCG ACTGTGACCTGCGGGATCTCCAGGacatgcaggaggaggagggggacaccGGCGATGGTGTTGGCTTGGAGTTGGCAAGGAACCAGACAACAAAAGCC GTTCCTGTGGACCCTGCTCCGCCACTGCCCACCACTCCCCCGCCTGAGGATTACTATGAGGAAGCTCTGCCCCTGGGCCCCGGCAAGGCACCCGAGTACATCACCTCCCGCA acagctccagcccccccaaCTCCATTGAGGATGGCTATTACGAGGATGCAGACAGCAACTACCCCGTCACCAGGATGAATGGGGAGCAAAAAAACTCCT ACAATGACTCGGATGCGATGAGCAGCTCTTACGAGTCCTatgacgaggaggaggaggaggggaagagccaGCAGCTGACACACCAGTGGCCATCGGAGGAAGCTTCCATGAACCTGGTGAAGGACTGTAGGATTTGCGCTTTCCTGTTGCGCAAGAAGCGCTTTGGACAGTGGGCCAAGCAGCTCACCATCATACGGGACAGCAAACTGCTG TGCTACAAAAGCTCCAAGGACCGGCAGCCACACGTGGAGGTGCCCCTGGGGACCTGCAACGTCATCTATGTCCCCAAGGATGGGCGGCGCAAGAAGCATGAGCTGCGGTTCTCGCTACCGGGGGCTGAGGCGCTGGTGCTGGCCGTGCAGAGCAAGGAGCAggctgaggagtggctgaag GTGATAAAGGAAGCGAGCAGCCCGGCAGCGGGCGGGATGGaagcccccacctccccagtgATGCCGTGCAAGATGGACCTGGATAAG CGGCTGTCACAGGAGAAGCACACCTCGGACTCAGACAGTGTGGCAATGGGTGAGACCGGCTCCCCAGCAGCCCGCAGAGAGCCTGGCGAGCACG GGAAAGGCAAAAAGAGCGGCTTGGCTGACCTGAAGGGCTCGATGAGCcgggcagcagggaaaaagatcACCAGGATCATCAGCTTCTCCAAGAAGAAGCCTTCCCCTGAGGACACGCAGACCTCCTCCACGGAGGAGGACATCCCCTGCTGCG GCTACCTCAGCGTCCTGGTTAACCAGTGCTGGAAGGAGCGCTGGTGTCGCCTGAAGGGCAACACCCTCTACTTCCACAAGGACCGCACTGACCTGCGGACCCATGTGAACGCCATCATGCTTCGGGGCTGCGAGGTGGTCCCAGGGCTGGGCCCCAAACACCCCTTCGCCTTCCGCATCCTTCGCAACGGGCAGGAGGTGGCCGCGCTGGAG GCAAGCTGCTCCGAAGACCTGGGTCGCTGGCTGGGTCTCCTCTTGGTGGAGACAGGCTCACAGACGGCACCAGAGGCCTTGCATTACGACTACGTGGATGTGGAGACGATTGCCAACATAGTGACGGCTGTGAGGCACTCCTACCT GTGGGCCAGCTCCTCCCAGGACCACCGGCCAGACTCATCACGTGTGGTGTATGATGACGTCCCCTACGAGAAGGTTCAG GCCGAGGAGGAGCCGGGGCGGCCGGCAGGAGCCCAGGTGAAGCGCCATGCCTCCTCCTGCAGCGAGAAGTCACGGCGGGTGGACCCTCAAGTCAAAGTGAAGAGACATGCGTCAA ATGCTAACCAGTACAGGTACGGGAAGAACCGGGCCGAGGAAGACGCCAGACGATTTCTGACAgagaaggagaagctggagaaggagaaagcatcGATCCGCAGTGAGCTGCTGTTGCTGCGGAAAGAGAAGCGAGAGCTGCGGGAAGCCATGAAGGGCAGCACAG GGACGAAGCTGCAGGACCTGGAGCAGCaggtggtggtgctggaggagcagTGCCGGCAGAAGGAGGAGCGCCGCGTCGACCTGGAGCTCAAGCTGACCGAAGTGAAGGAGCGGCTGAAGCAGTCGCTGGCAGGagggccagccctggggctggctgtgaCCGGCAAGGCTGAGAATGGG GAAGCTACAAACAAGCCAAACGGGACCTCCCCTGAGCACTTGGTCCCTGTTAACTGTGCAGCCGAACTGAGGAAGAGAAGTCCTTCCATCCTCCCTGCCAACAAGGGAAACGTGCTGCGGAAGGCCAAG GAATGGGAAAAGAAGCAGACTTAA